Proteins from a genomic interval of Spea bombifrons isolate aSpeBom1 chromosome 4, aSpeBom1.2.pri, whole genome shotgun sequence:
- the WIZ gene encoding protein Wiz isoform X4, with protein sequence MRRHLPMEPDEVAGGVIGRSEEDHHTSMLATSKFSLPPADFKTLHQIGSRPSSWSYSVTDAQEEDERRADGMSSDGEYMQTGRFEWTSSVEGSEGHSQLMMVRSDPPAITMPVFRRALQLGSVQEAWQSGNYSGEEAQVEVEEEDDDEDDEEGSVYTCIECSIYFKKKAHLLEHMFQHTQEGEREGTQTGDGPHTCGECGKYFGDESSLTSHRQLHQESRQKIMEEIRKLESLADEGRGARLQCPKCLFGTNSSKVFVQHAKTHVKKGSGENRTTSTSLRMPADTVMGSSAEEGNDGAWKNSETETESEQEWGMEVSRAVMVGGLQGPSKVKMKTPPRAGTGICAKGEQQRVGGSQKTSLVLPETAVQLKKKFQEALKVGGEGEEGQRRQLREEVAVVVLENLSYKKKSPKESQALGYDKRTFGSSGGLSSQSFTSASELHLPREEWPEDGEGDLPLDILLMDPTYEGQLEALGLRSEERECPYCPDRFHNGIGLANHVRGHLNRVGVSYNVRHFISAEEVKAIEQNYSIQKKRKKVANFDPSTFSLMRCEFCGAGFDTRAGLSSHARAHLRDFGITNWELTVSPIHVLARLLARSPGRPLPPFPAWHQDTDTDVLLDESEKPAKERVTVPSNMQHLAVLGSDEEEDIRPLDLGMSQNPKLDTGRTEKMPSDQSTSRAEDPKGPGQTTCEVCGACFETRKGLSSHARSHLRHLGVAESESSGAPIDLLYELAKQGKLPQDESFLGAKKTGSPMPGSPRGQWGDEDGPLNLKMAEGKGGDQASKVSDAGAHSMPEDNGEPKETSVHFKSPGGVGSSTQVKIVEAGVSHAMSSEGAAHSKLAEAGSSMVKTEAGRPPSKLSETGTHHKTSLSGLSHTRLPPPSGTPPAKKLKTTSPACKSNMDSFWTTNNSSTPLNLSPGSEEVRCEFCGEFFENRKGLSSHARSHLRQMGVTEWHVNGSPIDTLREILASGTYPRAGTRVGGPNLEKRHPHPPPSSPSRPMPYSGLASSMQRKPPRLPTFHEWPSDLSPLNLSSRADPARDIRCEFCNEFFENRKGLSSHARSHLRQMGVTEWHVNGSPIDTLREIIRKRHLQSPQLSNIKKEPRGNDEPTGSSHLHSTHGMGSLGVSALGRAHNAFLSPMPTKRPASHEPRLTQSEPKTYVRVEPKPSTHSQAKAYVQGEARHKSYMQDENRHKAFIQGEGRPKSYVQGDPRPKTYIQSDGRPKTYIHGDSRPKPYGQGETKHKPYSQSDGRLKQYMHGDNKPKGYGQGDGKPKAYIQTELPFKVKVKPSPDKPPTTLEACCELCGLYFENRKALASHARAHLRQFGVTEWCVNGSPIETLREWMKQRPQKAGAYLSYIQGGRPFAKKFKRSSQIPKAAAAEKDSAAATSAKVAEADRVLGASGPVVDKLEGQGQKAERRQSKLPEIPPSREDSLTDSLPKSEEPKPAPRPRPVPSLVPRPPQTSLVKFVGNIYTLKCRFCDIQFQGPLSIQEQWVRHLQHHILEMNFSKPPSSPTLASPPQSEPAKA encoded by the exons ATGAGACGCCACCTCCCTATGGAGCCAGATGAGGTCGCCGGTGGCGTCATTGGACG CTCAGAAGAAGACCACCACACTTCAATGTTGGCGACATCGAAATTCTCTCTTCCTCCTGCTGACTTCAAGACCCTACATCAGATAGGTTCCCGTCCCTCTTCTTGGAGCTATTCGGTTACAGACGCTCAGGAAGAAGACGAAAGACGAGCGGATGGGATGTCTTCAGACGGGGAGTATATGCAGACAGGAAGGTTTGAATGGACTTCAAGTGTGGAGGGCAGTGAAGGTCACTCCCAACTCATGATGGTTAGGTCAGACCCACCAGCTATTACCATGCCTGTGTTCAGAAGAGCTCTGCAGTTGGGGAGCGTCCAAGAGGCCTGGCAGAGCGGCAACTATTCAGGGGAAGAAGCGCAGGTAGAAGTGGAAGAGGAGGAcgatgatgaagatgatgaagaagGCTCTGTCTACACATGTATTGAATGCAGCATATACTTCAAGAAAAAAGCCCACCTGTTGGAGCATATGTTCCAGCACACCCAAGAGGGTGAAAGAGAGGGAACACAAACAGGTGATGGTCCACATACCTGCGGGGAGTGCGGAAAATATTTTGGGGATGAAAGTAGTTTAACATCCCATCGTCAACTACATCAGGAATCCAGGCAGAAAATTATGGAGGAAATCCGCAAGCTGGAAAGTTTGGCAGACGAGGGAAGAGGCGCTCGTCTGCAGTGCCCAAAATGCCTCTTTGGTACAAACTCGTCCAAGGTCTTTGTCCAGCATGCAAAAACACACGTTAAGAAAGGATCTGGAGAAAACCGAACAACATCCACATCTCTGAGGATGCCAGCTGACACTGTGATGGGCAGTAGTGCAGAGGAGGGGAATGATGGAGCCTGGAAGAATTCTGAGACAGAGACTGAAAGTGAGCAAGAGTGGGGTATGGAGGTGTCCAGAGCTGTAATGGTCGGAGGGCTGCAGGGTCCAAGCAAGGTAAAGATGAAAACTCCACCAAGAGCAGGTACAGGGATTTGTGCAAAAGGTGAGCAACAGAGGGTTGGGGGAAGTCAGAAGACATCACTGGTCCTGCCAGAAACAGCTGTGCAGCTTAAGAAGAAGTTTCAAGAAGCTCTAAAGGTTGGTGGTGAAGGCGAGGAGGGTCAGAGACGCCAACTAAGGGAAGAAGTTGCCGTTGTTGTTCTTGAAAACTtaagctataaaaaaaagagtccAAAGGAATCACAGGCTTTGGGGTATGACAAAAGAACATTCGGGAGTAGTGGTGGTCTTTCTTCTCAAAGTTTCACCTCTGCTAGTGAACTTCATCTGCCTAGAGAAGAATGGCCAGAGGATGGAGAAGGTGACCTGCCTTTGGACATCCTGTTAATGGATCCCACCTACGAGGGGCAGCTTGAGGCCCTTGGTCTTCGGAGTGAGGAACGTGAGTGTCCATACTGTCCTGATAGATTTCACAATGGCATTGGGTTGGCCAACCATGTCCGGGGCCACCTGAACCGTGTTGGGGTCAGCTACAATGTACGACACTTCATATCGGCTGAGGAAGTGAAGGCTATTGAGCAGAACTACTCCATTCAAAAGAAGCGCAAGAAAG TGGCGAACTTTGACCCCAGTACGTTCAGCCTGATGCGGTGTGAGTTCTGTGGTGCTGGCTTCGACACTCGTGCTGGCCTCTCCAGTCACGCCCGGGCCCACCTTCGAGACTTTGGTATCACCAACTGGGAGCTCACAGTGTCTCCCATCCATGTACTCGCACGGCTGCTTGCCCGTTCGCCTGGTCGTCCGCTGCCCCCCTTCCCAGCCTGGCACCAGGACACGGACACAGACG TGCTTCTGGATGAGTCCGAGAAGCCGGCGAAGGAAAGAGTGACCGTCCCTTCAAACATGCAACACTTGGCAG TGCTGGGATCTGATGAAGAAGAGGACATTAGACCGTTAGACCTGGGAATGTCTCAAAACCCAAAGCTGGACACTGGTCGGACAGAGAAGATGCCTTCAGACCAAAGCACCAGTAGGGCTGAGGACCCAAAAg GCCCAGGCCAGACAACGTGTGAGGTATGTGGAGCATGCTTCGAGACCCGGAAGGGCTTATCCAGCCATGCACGCTCCCACCTGCGGCACCTCGGGGTGGCAGAGTCGGAGAGCAGTGGCGCCCCAATTGACCTGTTGTACGAGCTGGCCAAGCAGGGCAAGCTGCCGCAAGATGAGAGCTTTTTGGGGGCCAAGAAAACTGGAAGCCCCATGCCAGGATCCCCCAGGGGCCAATGGGGGGACGAGGATGGGCCCCTAAATCTGA AGATGGCAGAAGGCAAGGGTGGTGATCAGGCCTCCAAGGTGTCGGACGCTGGTGCCCATTCCATGCCTGAGGATAACGGTGAGCCCAAGGAGACTTCTGTGCATTTCAAGAGTCCTGGTGGCGTGGGAAGCAGCACCCAGGTAAAAATAGTTGAAGCTGGAGTGTCCCATGCCATGTCTTCAGAGGGTGCTGCCCATTCCAAGTTAGCTGAAGCTGGTAGTTCCATGGTGAAGACTGAGGCTGGCCGTCCCCCCAGCAAACTGTCAGAAACAGGGACCCACCACAAGACTTCGTTAAGTGGCCTCTCCCACACCAGACTACCACCACCTTCGGGCACCCCACCTGCCAAGAAATTGAAAACCACATCTCCAGCCTGTAAATCCAACATGGACTCTTTCTGGACAACCAACAACTCCTCAACACCTCTGAACCTAT ccCCGGGTTCGGAGGAAGTCCGCTGCGAGTTCTGCGGCGAGTTCTTTGAGAACCGAAAGGGCCTGTCGAGCCACGCGCGCTCGCACCTGCGCCAGATGGGTGTTACAGAGTGGCACGTCAACGGCTCGCCCATCGACACCCTGCGGGAGATCCTGGCCAGTGGGACATACCCCAGGGCGGGCACCAGAGTCGGAGGTCCCAACTTGGAGAAGCGCCACCCGCATCCTCCTCCCTCTTCCCCCTCCAGGCCAATGCCCTACAGTGGTTTGGCTTCATCCATGCAGCGAAAGCCGCCTCGGCTCCCAACCTTCCATGAGTGGCCCTCCGATCTCTCGCCTCTAAACCTAT CCTCCCGTGCAGACCCAGCTCGGGATATCCGCTGCGAGTTCTGCAACGAATTCTTCGAGAACCGGAAGGGCCTGTCCAGCCACGCGCGCTCGCATCTGCGCCAAATGGGTGTCACGGAATGGCACGTCAATGGCTCGCCGATCGACACCCTGAGAGAAATTATTCGCAAAAGGCATCTGCAGTCGCCGCAACTCTCCAACATTAAGAAAGAGCCAAGGGGGAATGATGAGCCTACCGGTTCCTCCCACTTACACTCCACACATGGCATGGGTTCCTTAGGGGTGTCAGCTCTTGGCCGAGCCCACAACGCCTTTTTGTCTCCAATGCCCACCAAAAGACCAGCCTCCCATGAACCAAGACTGACCCAGTCAGAGCCAAAGACGTATGTACGCGTAGAACCAAAACCCAGTACCCACTCTCAAGCCAAGGCCTATGTACAGGGCGAGGCAAGACACAAATCTTACATGCAAGATGAGAACAGACACAAAGCTTTCATCCAAGGTGAAGGCAGGCCCAAATCCTATGTCCAGGGTGACCCGAGACCTAAAACCTACATTCAGAGTGATGGAAGAcccaaaacatacatacacggGGACAGCAGGCCCAAACCCTATGGACAAGGTGAAACCAAACACAAGCCTTATTCTCAAAGCGACGGGAGGCTGAAGCAGTATATGCATGGAGATAACAAGCCAAAGGGATATGGTCAAGGAGATGGCAAGCCCAAGGCCTACATCCAAACAGAGCTCCCATTTAAGGTCAAAGTAAAACCCTCACCAGACAAACCACCTACAACAT TGGAAGCCTGCTGCGAGCTTTGTGGCCTTTATTTTGAGAACCGGAAGGCGCTTGCGAGCCACGCTCGCGCTCATCTGCGGCAGTTCGGCGTCACCGAATGGTGCGTGAATGGTTCACCTATTGAGACACTAAGAGAATGGATGAAACAGCGTCCTCAAAAGGCCGGAGCCTATCTCAGCTATATCCAAGGGGGTCGCCCATTTGCCAAGAAGTTCAAACGCTCGTCCCAAATCCCCAAGGCTGCTGCAGCTGAGAAGGATAGCGCCGCTGCCACGTCTGCTAAGGTGGCTGAGGCAGATCGGGTTCTTGGAGCATCAGGGCCGGTGGTTGACAAGCTGGAAGGACAGGGACAAA AGGCAGAACGACGGCAGTCAAAGCTTCCGGAGATTCCTCCTTCACGGGAAGATTCTCTCACAGACTCCTTGCCTAAATCAGAGGAACCAAAGCCAGCCCCGAGGCCACGACCTGTTCCCTCCCTCGTTCCTAGGCCTCCGCAGACATCGTTAGTGAAATTTGTGGGGAATATTTACACGCTAAAGTGCAG GTTCTGTGACATTCAGTTCCAAGGACCCCTTTCGATCCAGGAGCAGTGGGTCCGTCACTTGCAACATCACATCCTGGAAATGAACTTCTCCAAGCCTCCCAGTTCCCCTACTCTCGCGTCTCCACCACAGTCCGAGCCTGCAAAGGCCTAG
- the WIZ gene encoding protein Wiz isoform X2, protein MRRHLPMEPDEVAGGVIGRSEEDHHTSMLATSKFSLPPADFKTLHQIGSRPSSWSYSVTDAQEEDERRADGMSSDGEYMQTGRFEWTSSVEGSEGHSQLMMVRSDPPAITMPVFRRALQLGSVQEAWQSGNYSGEEAQVEVEEEDDDEDDEEGSVYTCIECSIYFKKKAHLLEHMFQHTQEGEREGTQTGDGPHTCGECGKYFGDESSLTSHRQLHQESRQKIMEEIRKLESLADEGRGARLQCPKCLFGTNSSKVFVQHAKTHVKKGSGENRTTSTSLRMPADTVMGSSAEEGNDGAWKNSETETESEQEWGMEVSRAVMVGGLQGPSKVKMKTPPRAGTGICAKGEQQRVGGSQKTSLVLPETAVQLKKKFQEALKVGGEGEEGQRRQLREEVAVVVLENLSYKKKSPKESQALGYDKRTFGSSGGLSSQSFTSASELHLPREEWPEDGEGDLPLDILLMDPTYEGQLEALGLRSEERECPYCPDRFHNGIGLANHVRGHLNRVGVSYNVRHFISAEEVKAIEQNYSIQKKRKKVANFDPSTFSLMRCEFCGAGFDTRAGLSSHARAHLRDFGITNWELTVSPIHVLARLLARSPGRPLPPFPAWHQDTDTDVLLDESEKPAKERVTVPSNMQHLAVLGSDEEEDIRPLDLGMSQNPKLDTGRTEKMPSDQSTSRAEDPKGPGQTTCEVCGACFETRKGLSSHARSHLRHLGVAESESSGAPIDLLYELAKQGKLPQDESFLGAKKTGSPMPGSPRGQWGDEDGPLNLTLEGEPGRETDCQFCGAWFETRKGLSSHARAHLRHLGVTDPDAKGSPIAALNSLIKSEDFKRRLSTHSQEMAEGKGGDQASKVSDAGAHSMPEDNGEPKETSVHFKSPGGVGSSTQVKIVEAGVSHAMSSEGAAHSKLAEAGSSMVKTEAGRPPSKLSETGTHHKTSLSGLSHTRLPPPSGTPPAKKLKTTSPACKSNMDSFWTTNNSSTPLNLSPGSEEVRCEFCGEFFENRKGLSSHARSHLRQMGVTEWHVNGSPIDTLREILASGTYPRAGTRVGGPNLEKRHPHPPPSSPSRPMPYSGLASSMQRKPPRLPTFHEWPSDLSPLNLSSRADPARDIRCEFCNEFFENRKGLSSHARSHLRQMGVTEWHVNGSPIDTLREIIRKRHLQSPQLSNIKKEPRGNDEPTGSSHLHSTHGMGSLGVSALGRAHNAFLSPMPTKRPASHEPRLTQSEPKTYVRVEPKPSTHSQAKAYVQGEARHKSYMQDENRHKAFIQGEGRPKSYVQGDPRPKTYIQSDGRPKTYIHGDSRPKPYGQGETKHKPYSQSDGRLKQYMHGDNKPKGYGQGDGKPKAYIQTELPFKVKVKPSPDKPPTTLEACCELCGLYFENRKALASHARAHLRQFGVTEWCVNGSPIETLREWMKQRPQKAGAYLSYIQGGRPFAKKFKRSSQIPKAAAAEKDSAAATSAKVAEADRVLGASGPVVDKLEGQGQKAERRQSKLPEIPPSREDSLTDSLPKSEEPKPAPRPRPVPSLVPRPPQTSLVKFVGNIYTLKCRFCDIQFQGPLSIQEQWVRHLQHHILEMNFSKPPSSPTLASPPQSEPAKA, encoded by the exons ATGAGACGCCACCTCCCTATGGAGCCAGATGAGGTCGCCGGTGGCGTCATTGGACG CTCAGAAGAAGACCACCACACTTCAATGTTGGCGACATCGAAATTCTCTCTTCCTCCTGCTGACTTCAAGACCCTACATCAGATAGGTTCCCGTCCCTCTTCTTGGAGCTATTCGGTTACAGACGCTCAGGAAGAAGACGAAAGACGAGCGGATGGGATGTCTTCAGACGGGGAGTATATGCAGACAGGAAGGTTTGAATGGACTTCAAGTGTGGAGGGCAGTGAAGGTCACTCCCAACTCATGATGGTTAGGTCAGACCCACCAGCTATTACCATGCCTGTGTTCAGAAGAGCTCTGCAGTTGGGGAGCGTCCAAGAGGCCTGGCAGAGCGGCAACTATTCAGGGGAAGAAGCGCAGGTAGAAGTGGAAGAGGAGGAcgatgatgaagatgatgaagaagGCTCTGTCTACACATGTATTGAATGCAGCATATACTTCAAGAAAAAAGCCCACCTGTTGGAGCATATGTTCCAGCACACCCAAGAGGGTGAAAGAGAGGGAACACAAACAGGTGATGGTCCACATACCTGCGGGGAGTGCGGAAAATATTTTGGGGATGAAAGTAGTTTAACATCCCATCGTCAACTACATCAGGAATCCAGGCAGAAAATTATGGAGGAAATCCGCAAGCTGGAAAGTTTGGCAGACGAGGGAAGAGGCGCTCGTCTGCAGTGCCCAAAATGCCTCTTTGGTACAAACTCGTCCAAGGTCTTTGTCCAGCATGCAAAAACACACGTTAAGAAAGGATCTGGAGAAAACCGAACAACATCCACATCTCTGAGGATGCCAGCTGACACTGTGATGGGCAGTAGTGCAGAGGAGGGGAATGATGGAGCCTGGAAGAATTCTGAGACAGAGACTGAAAGTGAGCAAGAGTGGGGTATGGAGGTGTCCAGAGCTGTAATGGTCGGAGGGCTGCAGGGTCCAAGCAAGGTAAAGATGAAAACTCCACCAAGAGCAGGTACAGGGATTTGTGCAAAAGGTGAGCAACAGAGGGTTGGGGGAAGTCAGAAGACATCACTGGTCCTGCCAGAAACAGCTGTGCAGCTTAAGAAGAAGTTTCAAGAAGCTCTAAAGGTTGGTGGTGAAGGCGAGGAGGGTCAGAGACGCCAACTAAGGGAAGAAGTTGCCGTTGTTGTTCTTGAAAACTtaagctataaaaaaaagagtccAAAGGAATCACAGGCTTTGGGGTATGACAAAAGAACATTCGGGAGTAGTGGTGGTCTTTCTTCTCAAAGTTTCACCTCTGCTAGTGAACTTCATCTGCCTAGAGAAGAATGGCCAGAGGATGGAGAAGGTGACCTGCCTTTGGACATCCTGTTAATGGATCCCACCTACGAGGGGCAGCTTGAGGCCCTTGGTCTTCGGAGTGAGGAACGTGAGTGTCCATACTGTCCTGATAGATTTCACAATGGCATTGGGTTGGCCAACCATGTCCGGGGCCACCTGAACCGTGTTGGGGTCAGCTACAATGTACGACACTTCATATCGGCTGAGGAAGTGAAGGCTATTGAGCAGAACTACTCCATTCAAAAGAAGCGCAAGAAAG TGGCGAACTTTGACCCCAGTACGTTCAGCCTGATGCGGTGTGAGTTCTGTGGTGCTGGCTTCGACACTCGTGCTGGCCTCTCCAGTCACGCCCGGGCCCACCTTCGAGACTTTGGTATCACCAACTGGGAGCTCACAGTGTCTCCCATCCATGTACTCGCACGGCTGCTTGCCCGTTCGCCTGGTCGTCCGCTGCCCCCCTTCCCAGCCTGGCACCAGGACACGGACACAGACG TGCTTCTGGATGAGTCCGAGAAGCCGGCGAAGGAAAGAGTGACCGTCCCTTCAAACATGCAACACTTGGCAG TGCTGGGATCTGATGAAGAAGAGGACATTAGACCGTTAGACCTGGGAATGTCTCAAAACCCAAAGCTGGACACTGGTCGGACAGAGAAGATGCCTTCAGACCAAAGCACCAGTAGGGCTGAGGACCCAAAAg GCCCAGGCCAGACAACGTGTGAGGTATGTGGAGCATGCTTCGAGACCCGGAAGGGCTTATCCAGCCATGCACGCTCCCACCTGCGGCACCTCGGGGTGGCAGAGTCGGAGAGCAGTGGCGCCCCAATTGACCTGTTGTACGAGCTGGCCAAGCAGGGCAAGCTGCCGCAAGATGAGAGCTTTTTGGGGGCCAAGAAAACTGGAAGCCCCATGCCAGGATCCCCCAGGGGCCAATGGGGGGACGAGGATGGGCCCCTAAATCTGA CATTGGAAGGGGAGCCTGGCAGAGAGACAGATTGTCAGTTTTGTGGGGCATGGTTTGAGACTCGTAAGGGGCTTTCAAGTCATGCCCGTGCTCACTTGCGGCACTTGGGGGTGACCGATCCAGATGCCAAAGGTTCCCCAATTGCCGCTCTTAATTCCTTAATTAAAAGTGAAGATTTCAAGAGGAGGCTATCCACCCATTCACAAG AGATGGCAGAAGGCAAGGGTGGTGATCAGGCCTCCAAGGTGTCGGACGCTGGTGCCCATTCCATGCCTGAGGATAACGGTGAGCCCAAGGAGACTTCTGTGCATTTCAAGAGTCCTGGTGGCGTGGGAAGCAGCACCCAGGTAAAAATAGTTGAAGCTGGAGTGTCCCATGCCATGTCTTCAGAGGGTGCTGCCCATTCCAAGTTAGCTGAAGCTGGTAGTTCCATGGTGAAGACTGAGGCTGGCCGTCCCCCCAGCAAACTGTCAGAAACAGGGACCCACCACAAGACTTCGTTAAGTGGCCTCTCCCACACCAGACTACCACCACCTTCGGGCACCCCACCTGCCAAGAAATTGAAAACCACATCTCCAGCCTGTAAATCCAACATGGACTCTTTCTGGACAACCAACAACTCCTCAACACCTCTGAACCTAT ccCCGGGTTCGGAGGAAGTCCGCTGCGAGTTCTGCGGCGAGTTCTTTGAGAACCGAAAGGGCCTGTCGAGCCACGCGCGCTCGCACCTGCGCCAGATGGGTGTTACAGAGTGGCACGTCAACGGCTCGCCCATCGACACCCTGCGGGAGATCCTGGCCAGTGGGACATACCCCAGGGCGGGCACCAGAGTCGGAGGTCCCAACTTGGAGAAGCGCCACCCGCATCCTCCTCCCTCTTCCCCCTCCAGGCCAATGCCCTACAGTGGTTTGGCTTCATCCATGCAGCGAAAGCCGCCTCGGCTCCCAACCTTCCATGAGTGGCCCTCCGATCTCTCGCCTCTAAACCTAT CCTCCCGTGCAGACCCAGCTCGGGATATCCGCTGCGAGTTCTGCAACGAATTCTTCGAGAACCGGAAGGGCCTGTCCAGCCACGCGCGCTCGCATCTGCGCCAAATGGGTGTCACGGAATGGCACGTCAATGGCTCGCCGATCGACACCCTGAGAGAAATTATTCGCAAAAGGCATCTGCAGTCGCCGCAACTCTCCAACATTAAGAAAGAGCCAAGGGGGAATGATGAGCCTACCGGTTCCTCCCACTTACACTCCACACATGGCATGGGTTCCTTAGGGGTGTCAGCTCTTGGCCGAGCCCACAACGCCTTTTTGTCTCCAATGCCCACCAAAAGACCAGCCTCCCATGAACCAAGACTGACCCAGTCAGAGCCAAAGACGTATGTACGCGTAGAACCAAAACCCAGTACCCACTCTCAAGCCAAGGCCTATGTACAGGGCGAGGCAAGACACAAATCTTACATGCAAGATGAGAACAGACACAAAGCTTTCATCCAAGGTGAAGGCAGGCCCAAATCCTATGTCCAGGGTGACCCGAGACCTAAAACCTACATTCAGAGTGATGGAAGAcccaaaacatacatacacggGGACAGCAGGCCCAAACCCTATGGACAAGGTGAAACCAAACACAAGCCTTATTCTCAAAGCGACGGGAGGCTGAAGCAGTATATGCATGGAGATAACAAGCCAAAGGGATATGGTCAAGGAGATGGCAAGCCCAAGGCCTACATCCAAACAGAGCTCCCATTTAAGGTCAAAGTAAAACCCTCACCAGACAAACCACCTACAACAT TGGAAGCCTGCTGCGAGCTTTGTGGCCTTTATTTTGAGAACCGGAAGGCGCTTGCGAGCCACGCTCGCGCTCATCTGCGGCAGTTCGGCGTCACCGAATGGTGCGTGAATGGTTCACCTATTGAGACACTAAGAGAATGGATGAAACAGCGTCCTCAAAAGGCCGGAGCCTATCTCAGCTATATCCAAGGGGGTCGCCCATTTGCCAAGAAGTTCAAACGCTCGTCCCAAATCCCCAAGGCTGCTGCAGCTGAGAAGGATAGCGCCGCTGCCACGTCTGCTAAGGTGGCTGAGGCAGATCGGGTTCTTGGAGCATCAGGGCCGGTGGTTGACAAGCTGGAAGGACAGGGACAAA AGGCAGAACGACGGCAGTCAAAGCTTCCGGAGATTCCTCCTTCACGGGAAGATTCTCTCACAGACTCCTTGCCTAAATCAGAGGAACCAAAGCCAGCCCCGAGGCCACGACCTGTTCCCTCCCTCGTTCCTAGGCCTCCGCAGACATCGTTAGTGAAATTTGTGGGGAATATTTACACGCTAAAGTGCAG GTTCTGTGACATTCAGTTCCAAGGACCCCTTTCGATCCAGGAGCAGTGGGTCCGTCACTTGCAACATCACATCCTGGAAATGAACTTCTCCAAGCCTCCCAGTTCCCCTACTCTCGCGTCTCCACCACAGTCCGAGCCTGCAAAGGCCTAG